The Microbulbifer hydrolyticus genome has a segment encoding these proteins:
- a CDS encoding excalibur calcium-binding domain-containing protein: MTSREEAVFFIRNCPNTKMDGDNDGVPCENDSRF, from the coding sequence ATGACGTCCAGAGAAGAGGCCGTTTTCTTTATAAGAAACTGCCCAAATACAAAAATGGACGGTGATAATGATGGGGTTCCTTGCGAGAACGATTCCAGGTTCTAG
- a CDS encoding YcxB family protein: MIIETKLEEKDWKVFSHYIRAKALEDAKSWIDSPLFNVFIWLMIAVVILGVTRPEMGLHWQSAAFSAVVCAVLFFSIYSKEVKFLKNLLPTADNSIYEKRVIEVSESGIRSKNCKHDVFLSWDNFTSIEYERGLIMFFISRANAIVIPEAQVPEPMELVEKVRALVKM; this comes from the coding sequence ATGATCATAGAAACTAAATTAGAAGAAAAAGATTGGAAGGTCTTTAGTCACTACATCCGGGCCAAAGCATTGGAAGATGCCAAGTCTTGGATTGATTCCCCTTTGTTCAATGTTTTCATTTGGCTGATGATTGCGGTCGTAATTTTGGGTGTTACACGGCCCGAGATGGGGTTGCACTGGCAGTCGGCAGCATTCTCCGCTGTCGTCTGCGCAGTTCTATTCTTCTCGATATATTCTAAAGAAGTTAAATTTCTAAAAAATCTACTACCGACTGCAGATAACTCAATCTATGAAAAGCGAGTAATAGAGGTGTCGGAGAGCGGCATTAGAAGTAAAAATTGTAAACATGATGTTTTTCTCAGCTGGGATAATTTTACTTCCATAGAATACGAGCGCGGATTGATAATGTTTTTTATAAGCCGGGCGAACGCAATTGTAATACCAGAAGCACAGGTGCCAGAACCCATGGAGCTCGTGGAGAAAGTTCGTGCCCTCGTCAAAATGTAA